From one Candidatus Poribacteria bacterium genomic stretch:
- a CDS encoding type II toxin-antitoxin system VapC family toxin yields MRVYFFDSSGLVKRYVQEKGSDWVLSATDPARGNVVYVSRVAGVEVVSAIARLHRGRFLSDADARMCLERFRYDLVRQYRVIELRPDVADRAMDVAERYGLRAYDAVQLASAIEASNACRMLGIQLAALVSSDEALNTAAGAEALAVEDPSARA; encoded by the coding sequence ATGCGCGTCTACTTCTTCGATAGCAGCGGATTGGTAAAGCGCTATGTCCAAGAGAAAGGCAGCGACTGGGTCCTCTCTGCAACAGACCCAGCGCGTGGCAATGTGGTCTACGTCTCTCGCGTTGCTGGGGTCGAAGTCGTTTCCGCCATCGCGCGGCTGCATCGCGGACGGTTCCTCTCGGACGCTGACGCTAGGATGTGCCTTGAGCGGTTCCGGTACGACCTCGTTCGTCAGTATCGAGTGATCGAACTCCGCCCGGACGTGGCTGATCGAGCCATGGATGTGGCTGAGAGATACGGTCTCCGGGCCTACGATGCTGTACAGCTTGCGTCGGCCATCGAAGCAAGTAACGCGTGCCGGATGCTTGGGATCCAGTTGGCGGCTCTGGTGTCATCGGACGAGGCGCTGAACACAGCAGCCGGAGCCGAAGCGCTTGCTGTGGAGGACCCAAGTGCCCGCGCCTGA
- a CDS encoding fucose isomerase: protein MEADVSKAFAAEGYAVRRGHDYDPELQHGFIWNQRHGMDVFKGIHPDAKLVVAEAVWQYSHHVLHGLRDHRGPILTVANWSGQWPGLVGMLNLNGCLTKMGVPYSTLWSEDFTDDFFKKGVRQWLQEGCVTHDLSHVRAFDPSKVGAGEASLAGALAAQFRREKAIMGIFDEGCMGMYNALIEDELMNPLGIYKERLSQSALVAAMRLVTDAEAQAVYDWLRKRGMGFDTGPVEETDLTDHQVLEQCRMYIAAVRIAHEFGCDAIGIQYQQGLKDMTPASDLVEGILNNVERPPVYNGGGRELYPGAALPHFNEVDECAGVDALLTNRVWKAMGMDPATTLHDVRWGERYKGGGIDDFVWVFEISGSAPPSHFIGGYTGARSERQPPMYFPLGGGTVKGISKPGEIVWSRIFVEDGALRADVGRATVIELPLAETQRRWDSTTSQWPIMHAVLHGVGRDEMMARHKANHIQVAYATSAETADKALAAKARLMHDLGIEVHLCGDVSL, encoded by the coding sequence ATGGAAGCGGACGTCTCGAAGGCATTCGCCGCCGAGGGCTATGCGGTCCGCCGGGGTCACGACTACGATCCCGAGCTCCAGCACGGATTCATCTGGAACCAGCGTCACGGCATGGACGTGTTCAAAGGGATCCATCCCGACGCCAAGCTCGTCGTCGCCGAAGCGGTGTGGCAGTACAGCCATCACGTGCTCCACGGGCTGCGCGACCATCGGGGACCCATCCTCACCGTCGCGAACTGGTCGGGTCAGTGGCCCGGCCTCGTCGGCATGCTGAACCTCAACGGCTGCCTGACGAAGATGGGCGTTCCCTACAGCACGCTGTGGAGCGAGGACTTCACGGACGACTTCTTCAAGAAGGGCGTCCGGCAATGGCTCCAAGAGGGTTGCGTTACCCACGACCTGAGCCACGTGCGCGCGTTCGACCCGTCGAAGGTAGGAGCCGGCGAAGCCTCCCTCGCCGGTGCGCTGGCTGCTCAGTTCCGACGCGAGAAGGCGATCATGGGCATCTTCGACGAGGGCTGCATGGGCATGTACAACGCCCTCATCGAAGACGAGCTCATGAACCCGCTGGGCATCTACAAGGAGCGGCTCAGTCAGTCCGCCCTCGTCGCGGCGATGCGCCTGGTGACCGACGCCGAAGCGCAAGCTGTCTACGACTGGCTCAGGAAGCGCGGGATGGGGTTCGACACGGGACCCGTCGAGGAGACCGACCTGACGGATCACCAGGTCCTCGAACAGTGCCGCATGTACATCGCGGCGGTGCGGATCGCTCACGAGTTCGGGTGCGACGCCATCGGCATCCAGTACCAGCAGGGCTTGAAGGACATGACGCCAGCGTCCGACCTGGTCGAGGGCATCCTGAACAACGTCGAGCGCCCGCCGGTCTACAACGGCGGCGGTCGGGAGCTCTATCCCGGCGCGGCTCTGCCGCACTTCAACGAGGTGGACGAGTGCGCGGGCGTCGACGCGCTCCTGACGAACCGCGTCTGGAAGGCGATGGGCATGGACCCCGCGACGACGCTCCACGACGTCCGCTGGGGCGAGCGCTACAAGGGCGGCGGCATCGACGACTTCGTCTGGGTCTTCGAGATATCGGGATCGGCTCCGCCGTCGCACTTCATCGGCGGGTACACCGGAGCCCGGAGCGAACGGCAGCCTCCGATGTACTTCCCGCTGGGCGGCGGAACCGTCAAGGGCATCAGCAAGCCCGGGGAGATCGTGTGGAGCCGCATCTTCGTCGAGGACGGAGCGCTTCGTGCCGACGTGGGCCGCGCGACGGTCATCGAGCTGCCGCTGGCGGAGACGCAACGGCGCTGGGATTCGACGACGTCGCAGTGGCCCATCATGCACGCGGTGCTTCACGGCGTTGGGCGCGACGAGATGATGGCTCGCCACAAGGCGAACCACATCCAGGTCGCCTACGCGACCTCTGCCGAGACCGCCGACAAGGCGCTGGCGGCGAAGGCGCGTCTCATGCACGACCTGGGCATCGAGGTTCACCTGTGCGGCGACGTGTCGCTGTAG
- the holB gene encoding DNA polymerase III subunit delta' translates to MVSVNFASIIGHGTQIELLRRTLRSQRVAGAYLFSGPAHLGKERVARAFAAALNCERQGDDTCGTCPSCRKVAEESHPDVRFVAPDGATFKIEQVRDIRHQIAFKPVEGRYKVYVLTDVEKMRPEGANALLKTLEEPPGSGVLILVTANLSALLPTIRSRSIIVKFHPAPVAELAAALAERGVADDRARELARLSQGRIGTALEWAESGKTGTDEEIPEALRRPDLIHAFRMAETWQKSPESLDSLLTWYRDLLVLRLGCSLELVVHRKHRSTLELLARQETPQSLGRKMKAIIRARGRLVRNINATLTMETLAFELIGGGHHPSAA, encoded by the coding sequence ATGGTGTCGGTGAACTTCGCGTCGATCATCGGACACGGGACACAGATCGAGTTGCTGCGGCGGACGCTACGCTCGCAGCGGGTCGCGGGAGCCTACCTGTTCTCGGGCCCGGCGCACTTGGGCAAGGAACGGGTCGCCAGGGCGTTTGCCGCCGCTCTCAACTGCGAGCGCCAGGGCGATGATACCTGCGGAACCTGCCCGTCGTGCCGGAAGGTCGCCGAGGAGAGCCATCCCGACGTGCGGTTCGTGGCTCCCGACGGCGCGACGTTCAAGATCGAGCAGGTACGCGACATCCGCCACCAGATCGCGTTCAAGCCAGTCGAGGGCAGGTACAAGGTCTACGTTCTCACCGACGTCGAGAAGATGCGTCCCGAGGGCGCGAACGCGCTCCTGAAAACGCTGGAGGAGCCGCCGGGATCGGGCGTTCTCATCCTCGTGACAGCGAACTTGAGTGCGCTTCTGCCGACGATCCGGTCGCGGTCGATCATCGTGAAGTTCCATCCGGCTCCGGTGGCGGAGCTTGCGGCGGCTTTGGCGGAGCGCGGCGTTGCGGACGACCGGGCGCGGGAGCTCGCGCGGCTGAGCCAGGGCAGGATCGGCACGGCGCTGGAGTGGGCGGAGTCGGGCAAGACGGGCACCGACGAGGAGATCCCCGAAGCGCTCCGGCGTCCCGACCTGATCCATGCGTTCCGAATGGCGGAGACGTGGCAGAAGTCGCCGGAATCGCTCGACTCGCTCCTGACGTGGTACCGCGACCTGCTGGTGCTTCGCCTCGGGTGCTCGCTGGAGTTGGTCGTGCACCGGAAGCACCGCTCGACGCTGGAGCTCCTCGCCCGTCAGGAGACGCCTCAGAGCCTCGGGCGGAAGATGAAAGCCATCATCCGGGCGCGGGGAAGGCTCGTTCGGAACATCAACGCGACGCTGACGATGGAAACGCTCGCGTTCGAGTTGATCGGTGGTGGACACCATCCCTCGGCGGCGTGA